The following proteins come from a genomic window of Aggregicoccus sp. 17bor-14:
- the coaD gene encoding pantetheine-phosphate adenylyltransferase, producing MPVAIYPGSFDPLTNGHLSIIQRGLKMFDRLIVAIAVNPKKAPTFTMEERCELIRDAVNDPRVEVDSFTGLLVEYAQKRNIHVLLRGLRAVSDFEYEFQIANMNRKLAPSIETVFMMTGEDYFYISSNMVREVASFGGDVSGLVPPNVHDKLRAKFARKP from the coding sequence ATGCCGGTCGCCATCTACCCGGGCTCGTTCGATCCGCTCACGAACGGCCACCTGAGCATCATCCAGCGCGGTCTGAAGATGTTCGATCGGCTGATCGTGGCCATCGCCGTGAATCCGAAGAAGGCGCCCACCTTCACCATGGAGGAGCGGTGTGAGCTCATCCGGGACGCGGTGAACGACCCCCGCGTCGAGGTGGACAGCTTCACCGGGCTGCTCGTGGAGTACGCGCAGAAGCGCAACATCCACGTGCTGCTGCGCGGCCTGCGCGCCGTGAGTGACTTCGAGTACGAGTTCCAGATCGCCAACATGAACCGCAAGCTCGCCCCGAGCATCGAGACGGTGTTCATGATGACCGGCGAGGACTACTTCTACATCTCGAGCAACATGGTGCGGGAGGTGGCCTCCTTCGGGGGCGACGTCTCGGGCCTCGTGCCGCCCAACGTGCACGACAAGCTGCGCGCGAAGTTCGCACGCAAACCCTGA
- the rsmD gene encoding 16S rRNA (guanine(966)-N(2))-methyltransferase RsmD, whose protein sequence is MRIVAGSARGRPLAGPKPTSSHIRPTADRVRETLFNILGQTLEGLRVLDLYAGTGALGLEAVSRGAARAVLVDQDREALSLCRANTQALGFEKQVEVLALPVARAADSLAKRGEPFDLVFADPPYAARMVEGVLELVAAGGLLAPGGQVVVEHDKRESAPEAHAGFSRVDQRRFGDTLVSFFTTS, encoded by the coding sequence ATGCGAATCGTCGCCGGCAGCGCGCGGGGCCGCCCCCTCGCGGGCCCCAAGCCAACCTCCTCGCACATCCGCCCCACGGCGGACCGCGTGCGCGAGACCCTCTTCAACATCCTCGGCCAGACGCTGGAGGGCCTGCGTGTGTTGGATCTCTACGCGGGCACCGGCGCGCTGGGGCTGGAGGCCGTGTCGCGCGGCGCCGCGCGCGCGGTGCTCGTGGACCAGGACCGCGAGGCGCTCTCCCTGTGCCGGGCGAACACGCAGGCGCTGGGCTTCGAGAAGCAGGTGGAGGTGCTCGCGCTGCCGGTGGCGCGGGCCGCCGACTCGCTCGCCAAGCGCGGGGAGCCCTTCGACCTCGTCTTCGCGGACCCGCCCTACGCCGCGCGCATGGTGGAGGGGGTGCTGGAGCTGGTGGCGGCGGGAGGGCTCCTCGCGCCCGGCGGCCAGGTGGTGGTGGAGCACGACAAGCGCGAGAGCGCCCCGGAGGCGCACGCGGGTTTCTCCCGCGTGGACCAGCGCCGCTTCGGGGACACCCTCGTGAGTTTCTTCACCACTTCTTGA
- a CDS encoding cation diffusion facilitator family transporter, producing MTTSPHKPHGGAAGADHAHGEACSHGHGVPRRPASQADERRKDKRRLLFALLLTGTIAIAEAVGGYLTNSLALMSDAGHMLTDVSALALSLLAVWFAGKPPDVKRTYGFYRMEILSALFNGVLLLGITVFILLEAWERFRAPAVVQLGPMAIVATVGLVANLAALGFLHGSHSMNTRGAFLHIVGDTLSSVGVLVGAAIMWFTGWYAVDPLISVLISLVIVVGAVRLVRDAVDVLLEAVPAHVDMEAVKQLMAKVAGVRAVHDLHVWTISSGMYALSAHLVVDDPMVCNNDRILEAVKHELFDRFGIDHTTIQIESETYAHLGEVH from the coding sequence TTGACCACCTCCCCACACAAGCCCCATGGCGGTGCGGCGGGCGCGGACCACGCCCACGGAGAGGCGTGCTCGCACGGCCACGGGGTGCCGCGGCGCCCGGCGTCGCAGGCGGACGAGCGGCGCAAGGACAAGCGCCGGCTGCTCTTCGCGCTGCTGCTCACCGGTACCATCGCGATCGCGGAGGCGGTGGGCGGCTACCTCACCAACTCGCTGGCCCTGATGTCCGACGCGGGCCACATGCTCACGGACGTCTCGGCGCTCGCGCTGAGCCTGCTGGCCGTGTGGTTCGCGGGCAAGCCGCCGGACGTGAAGCGCACCTACGGCTTCTACCGGATGGAGATCCTCAGCGCGCTCTTCAACGGCGTGCTGCTGCTGGGCATCACGGTCTTCATCCTGCTCGAGGCGTGGGAGCGCTTCCGCGCGCCCGCCGTGGTGCAGCTGGGCCCCATGGCGATCGTGGCCACGGTGGGCCTGGTGGCGAACCTGGCGGCGCTGGGCTTCCTGCACGGCTCGCACTCGATGAACACGCGCGGCGCCTTCCTGCACATCGTGGGGGACACGCTCTCCAGCGTGGGCGTGCTCGTGGGCGCGGCGATCATGTGGTTCACCGGCTGGTACGCGGTGGACCCGCTCATCTCGGTGCTCATCTCGCTCGTCATCGTCGTGGGCGCGGTGCGGCTCGTGCGCGACGCGGTGGACGTGCTGCTCGAGGCGGTGCCCGCGCACGTGGACATGGAGGCGGTGAAGCAGCTCATGGCCAAGGTGGCGGGCGTGCGAGCGGTGCACGACCTGCACGTCTGGACCATCTCGAGCGGGATGTACGCGCTCTCGGCGCACCTGGTCGTGGATGACCCCATGGTCTGCAACAACGACCGCATCCTCGAGGCCGTGAAGCACGAGCTCTTCGACCGCTTCGGCATCGACCACACGACCATCCAGATCGAGAGCGAGACCTACGCCCACCTGGGCGAGGTCCACTGA
- a CDS encoding sigma 54-interacting transcriptional regulator — translation MDFERHQNLHTIIMLKDVLRKWWNAELSFADRDGVVQPWQRGEITPPANDFCRLSLFSREGLRRCSQSVRVLHEKFRASPKLRRALTHECHLGFTIVGAPLYVNNEYEGFVFVEGFLRQALGDRDLELLRSRLGELNGVGTLDLQRARERIPLMNEREFEKLTDLLEFAVTDICNYEAELAKKDAAVKSLSHELSDRYRFENIVGRSGPMLEIFRLLEKVANSDSTVLINGESGTGKELVARAIHYNGPRRDKPFVVQNCSAFNDNLLESALFGHTKGSFTGAVRDKKGLFEAADEGTFFLDEVGDMSPTLQVKLLRVLQEGTFLPVGSTQPREVDVRVIAATHKDLGELVKRGEFREDLFYRINVIRVQVPALRERKDDLPVLIDHFLRKHHREGQRARGLAPDALALLAAYGWPGNIRELENEIERLLVLGSDLETIPAELVSSRIRDAVLPGAVPFLAQARINGRLNDAVEQLERELIQQGLLRTSHNKSRLARELGISRSNLILKIAKYGLGPAGGGSDSGAEEAEA, via the coding sequence ATGGATTTCGAGAGGCACCAGAACCTTCACACCATCATCATGCTCAAGGATGTGCTCCGCAAGTGGTGGAATGCGGAGCTGTCCTTCGCGGATCGCGACGGCGTGGTGCAGCCGTGGCAGCGCGGGGAGATCACCCCGCCGGCCAACGACTTCTGCCGCCTCTCGCTGTTCAGCCGCGAGGGCCTCAGGCGCTGCAGCCAGTCCGTGCGCGTGCTGCACGAGAAGTTCCGCGCGAGCCCCAAGCTGCGCCGCGCGCTCACCCACGAGTGCCACCTGGGCTTCACGATCGTGGGCGCGCCGCTCTACGTGAACAACGAGTACGAGGGCTTCGTGTTCGTGGAGGGCTTCCTGCGCCAGGCGCTCGGCGACCGCGACCTGGAGCTCTTGCGCAGCCGGCTCGGCGAGCTCAACGGCGTGGGCACGCTGGATCTGCAGCGCGCGCGCGAGCGCATCCCCCTGATGAACGAGCGCGAGTTCGAGAAGCTGACGGATCTCCTCGAGTTCGCCGTCACGGACATCTGCAACTACGAGGCGGAGCTCGCGAAGAAGGACGCCGCGGTGAAGTCGCTCAGCCACGAGCTCTCGGACCGCTACCGCTTCGAGAACATCGTGGGGCGCAGCGGCCCCATGCTGGAGATCTTCCGGCTGCTGGAGAAGGTGGCCAACTCGGACTCCACCGTGCTCATCAACGGCGAGAGCGGCACGGGCAAGGAGCTGGTGGCGCGCGCCATCCACTACAACGGCCCGCGGCGCGACAAGCCCTTCGTGGTGCAGAACTGCTCCGCCTTCAACGACAACCTCCTGGAGAGCGCCCTCTTCGGCCACACCAAGGGCAGCTTCACCGGGGCGGTCCGCGACAAGAAGGGGCTCTTCGAGGCCGCGGACGAGGGCACCTTCTTCCTGGACGAGGTGGGCGACATGTCCCCCACGCTCCAGGTGAAGCTCTTGCGCGTGCTGCAGGAGGGCACCTTCCTGCCGGTGGGCAGCACCCAGCCGCGCGAGGTGGACGTGCGCGTCATCGCCGCCACCCACAAGGACCTGGGCGAGCTGGTGAAGCGCGGCGAGTTCCGCGAGGACCTCTTCTACCGGATCAACGTGATCCGCGTGCAGGTGCCCGCGCTGCGCGAGCGCAAGGACGACCTGCCCGTCCTCATCGATCACTTCCTGCGCAAGCACCACCGCGAGGGCCAGCGCGCGCGCGGGCTCGCCCCGGACGCGCTCGCGCTGCTCGCCGCCTACGGCTGGCCCGGCAACATCCGCGAGCTGGAGAACGAGATCGAGCGGCTGCTGGTGCTGGGCAGCGACCTCGAGACCATCCCCGCCGAGCTCGTCTCCAGCCGCATCCGCGACGCGGTGCTGCCCGGCGCGGTGCCCTTCCTCGCCCAGGCGCGCATCAACGGCCGGCTCAACGACGCGGTGGAGCAGCTGGAGCGCGAGCTCATCCAGCAGGGGCTGCTGCGCACCAGCCACAACAAGAGCCGGCTCGCGCGCGAGCTGGGCATCAGCCGCTCCAACCTCATCCTCAAGATTGCCAAGTACGGACTCGGGCCCGCCGGCGGCGGCAGCGACAGCGGCGCCGAAGAGGCCGAGGCGTGA
- a CDS encoding adenylate/guanylate cyclase domain-containing protein codes for MYAVSLVPALAEDLLSRVRALAYLLALPALALLAPRAELSRGALALAGLTLLTCALSAFVPAVRSVRGQALPRATGWVAPFADLAALAGAHLLLARAAPPGLDVEPLVLVSLVAGAVLVVASAGLRASALLALLCTLAGGAALLAYVRLHPGTGRTACLVAVALAGACAFGLARLVRRAAAQTALARVLPGAGALRVAREPSLLAAEGTRLEATVLFAELRGLSAWAGEREPDEVIRLMRRLRTLLAAAIHEDGGSLLEVTGDGVLAVFGAPEPAPGDARAALHAAAALVRHVRALAISEDLPLSVGVGLHRGRLVAGDMGAEGLLQYALVGDVVSIARRLESLTNEVKVEVILSADVSAALDAPAPLRALGPVRVAGRSRSVEAFAWEEAPSDPAASLLTVPR; via the coding sequence ATGTACGCCGTCTCCCTCGTCCCGGCGCTCGCCGAGGACCTCCTCTCCCGCGTGCGCGCGCTCGCGTACCTGCTCGCGCTCCCGGCGCTCGCGCTGCTCGCCCCCCGCGCGGAGCTCTCGCGCGGCGCCCTCGCACTCGCCGGGCTCACGCTGCTCACCTGCGCGCTGAGCGCCTTCGTGCCGGCGGTGCGCAGCGTGCGCGGCCAGGCGCTGCCGCGCGCCACGGGCTGGGTCGCCCCCTTCGCGGACCTGGCCGCGCTCGCGGGAGCGCACCTGCTGCTCGCCCGCGCGGCGCCTCCGGGCCTGGACGTCGAGCCGCTGGTGCTGGTCTCGCTCGTCGCGGGAGCCGTGCTGGTGGTGGCCTCCGCGGGCCTGCGCGCGAGCGCCCTGCTCGCCCTGCTCTGCACGCTCGCGGGGGGCGCGGCGCTGCTCGCCTACGTGCGGCTGCACCCGGGCACGGGCCGCACGGCCTGCCTCGTCGCCGTCGCGCTCGCGGGGGCGTGTGCCTTCGGGCTCGCGCGGCTGGTGCGGCGCGCGGCGGCCCAGACGGCGCTGGCCCGCGTGCTGCCGGGCGCGGGCGCGCTGCGGGTGGCGCGCGAGCCCTCGCTGCTCGCGGCGGAGGGCACCCGGCTCGAGGCCACGGTGCTCTTCGCCGAGCTGCGCGGGCTCTCCGCGTGGGCGGGCGAGCGCGAGCCGGACGAGGTCATCCGGCTGATGCGCCGGCTGCGCACGCTGCTGGCCGCGGCGATCCACGAGGACGGGGGCTCGCTGCTCGAGGTGACGGGAGACGGGGTGCTCGCGGTGTTCGGCGCGCCCGAGCCCGCGCCGGGCGATGCGCGCGCGGCGCTGCACGCGGCAGCGGCGCTCGTGCGCCACGTGCGCGCGCTCGCCATCTCCGAGGACCTCCCGCTCTCCGTGGGCGTGGGGCTGCACCGCGGCCGGCTCGTCGCGGGCGACATGGGCGCGGAGGGCCTCCTGCAGTACGCGCTGGTCGGCGACGTGGTCAGCATCGCGCGGCGGCTCGAGTCCCTGACGAACGAGGTGAAGGTGGAGGTCATCCTCTCCGCGGACGTGAGCGCGGCGCTGGATGCGCCCGCGCCCTTGCGCGCGCTGGGCCCGGTGCGCGTGGCCGGCCGCAGCCGCAGCGTGGAGGCCTTCGCCTGGGAGGAGGCGCCGAGCGATCCGGCCGCCTCGCTGTTAACCGTCCCCAGATGA
- a CDS encoding alpha/beta fold hydrolase yields the protein MSSAFLKVPDGTTLFYRVEGPEADDPGSPFVLCDGLGCDGFAWKHLAPFLAARHRVLRWHYRGHGRSSVPPDPTRVGMDFHCDDLARVMDAGGIERGLLFGHSMGVQVALEFHRRHPERVSGLVLMCGSYGNPLDTFHDSTYLKRAFPYIRSAVERFPGPAAKVVHAVASSRLAARVALTFEVNGKVLTEDDMAPYFAHLACMDPVVFVRTLESLAAHTAEDHLPAVDVPTLVVGGEQDTFTPAWLSRRMAEAIPGAELFLLSGGTHTAPLEHPRAIEMRLERFLQEHAFAPKPRRRRRASRAR from the coding sequence ATGAGCAGCGCCTTCCTCAAGGTGCCCGACGGCACCACGCTCTTCTACCGCGTCGAGGGCCCCGAGGCCGACGACCCGGGCTCGCCCTTCGTGCTGTGCGACGGGCTGGGCTGCGACGGCTTCGCCTGGAAGCACCTCGCCCCCTTCCTCGCGGCGCGGCACCGCGTGCTGCGCTGGCACTACCGCGGCCACGGGCGCTCGAGCGTTCCGCCCGACCCGACGCGCGTGGGGATGGACTTCCACTGCGACGATTTGGCGCGGGTGATGGACGCGGGCGGCATCGAGCGCGGCCTGCTCTTCGGCCACTCCATGGGCGTGCAGGTGGCGCTCGAGTTCCACCGCCGCCACCCCGAGCGCGTGAGCGGGCTGGTGCTGATGTGCGGCAGCTACGGCAACCCGCTCGACACCTTCCACGACAGCACCTACCTCAAACGCGCCTTCCCCTATATCCGCAGCGCCGTGGAGCGCTTCCCCGGCCCCGCGGCGAAGGTGGTGCACGCGGTGGCGAGCAGCCGGCTCGCCGCGCGCGTGGCGCTCACCTTCGAGGTGAACGGGAAGGTGCTGACCGAAGACGACATGGCGCCCTACTTCGCGCACCTCGCGTGCATGGACCCGGTCGTCTTCGTGCGCACGCTGGAGTCGCTCGCGGCGCACACGGCGGAGGACCACCTGCCCGCGGTGGACGTGCCCACGCTGGTGGTGGGTGGCGAGCAGGACACCTTCACCCCCGCCTGGCTCAGTCGCCGCATGGCCGAGGCCATTCCGGGCGCGGAGCTGTTCCTGCTGAGCGGGGGCACGCACACTGCCCCGCTGGAGCACCCGCGGGCCATCGAGATGCGGCTCGAGCGCTTCCTCCAGGAGCACGCCTTCGCCCCGAAGCCGCGGCGCCGCCGCAGGGCCTCGCGGGCGCGCTGA
- the typA gene encoding translational GTPase TypA, translating into MIPRENIRNIAIVAHVDHGKTTLVDHMLRQAGIFRSNEAMTERVMDSNDLEREKGITILAKNTAVSYQGKQINIIDTPGHADFGGEVERGLRLVDGVVLLVDAAEGPLPQTRFVLSKALAMGLKTILVINKIDRSDARAPEVLDLVYSLFIDLGADDKQLEFPVLYTVARQGQASTKLDVKGETLAPLFEAIINHMPPPPASEHPDLQLLVANLDYDDYVGRLAVGRVQAGRITPNTPVSIVREGGKVEQGKIVKLYGFQGLKRTEIPDAGPGEIVSIAGIEDVSIGDTICAAENPVALPRIVVDEPTMMMIFKVNDGPLAGKEGKYVTSRNLRERLYREAYRNVAVRVEDTETPDAFRVIGRGELALAVIIENMRREGYELTASNPEPVTKEVDGVVHEPMEMMVCDVPEGSVGAVTERLGPRKGRMVDMSTLGSGRTRLQFRIPARGLVGFRSEFLTITRGEGIMSSQFDGYEPWFGHIPKRKNGAIVSDRLGETVPYALFSIQERGFLFVGAQVQVYEGMIIGENAHPSDLNVNCCREKKLTNIRAAGRDENVLLVPPREMGLEKALEWIAADELIEVTPKSIRMRKKSLSFNERYRDERDRKREMLAAGE; encoded by the coding sequence ATGATCCCCCGCGAAAACATCCGCAACATCGCCATCGTCGCGCACGTCGACCACGGCAAGACCACCCTCGTCGATCACATGCTCCGCCAGGCGGGCATCTTCCGCAGCAACGAGGCGATGACCGAGCGGGTCATGGACTCGAACGACCTCGAGCGCGAGAAGGGCATCACGATCCTCGCGAAGAACACCGCCGTCTCGTACCAGGGCAAGCAGATCAACATCATCGACACCCCGGGCCACGCGGACTTCGGCGGTGAGGTGGAGCGCGGCCTGCGCCTGGTGGACGGCGTGGTCCTCCTGGTGGACGCGGCCGAGGGCCCCCTGCCCCAGACCCGCTTCGTGCTCTCCAAGGCGCTGGCGATGGGCCTGAAGACCATCCTCGTGATCAACAAGATCGACCGCTCGGACGCGCGCGCGCCCGAGGTGCTCGACCTGGTGTACTCGCTCTTCATCGACCTGGGCGCGGACGACAAGCAGCTCGAGTTCCCCGTGCTCTACACGGTCGCGCGCCAGGGCCAGGCCAGCACGAAGCTGGACGTGAAGGGTGAGACGCTCGCCCCGCTCTTCGAGGCGATCATCAACCACATGCCGCCCCCGCCTGCGTCCGAGCACCCGGACCTGCAGCTGCTGGTGGCGAACCTGGATTACGACGACTACGTGGGCCGCCTCGCGGTGGGCCGCGTGCAGGCCGGCCGCATCACGCCCAACACCCCCGTCTCCATCGTGCGCGAGGGTGGCAAGGTGGAGCAGGGCAAGATCGTGAAGCTCTACGGCTTCCAGGGCCTCAAGCGCACCGAGATCCCGGACGCGGGCCCCGGGGAGATCGTCTCCATCGCGGGCATCGAGGACGTGTCCATCGGCGACACCATCTGCGCCGCGGAGAACCCGGTCGCCCTGCCCCGCATCGTGGTGGACGAGCCCACGATGATGATGATCTTCAAGGTCAACGACGGTCCGCTCGCGGGCAAGGAGGGCAAGTACGTGACCTCCCGCAACCTGCGCGAGCGCCTCTACCGCGAGGCCTACCGCAACGTGGCCGTGCGCGTGGAGGACACCGAGACCCCGGACGCCTTCCGCGTCATCGGCCGCGGCGAGCTCGCGCTCGCGGTGATCATCGAGAACATGCGCCGCGAGGGCTACGAGCTCACCGCCTCGAACCCCGAGCCGGTGACCAAGGAGGTGGACGGCGTCGTCCACGAGCCCATGGAGATGATGGTGTGCGACGTGCCCGAGGGCAGCGTCGGCGCCGTGACCGAGCGCCTCGGGCCCCGCAAGGGCCGCATGGTGGACATGTCCACCCTGGGTTCGGGCCGCACCCGCCTGCAGTTCCGCATCCCCGCGCGCGGCCTCGTGGGCTTCCGCTCGGAGTTCCTCACCATCACCCGCGGTGAGGGCATCATGAGCAGCCAGTTCGACGGCTACGAGCCCTGGTTCGGCCACATCCCGAAGCGCAAGAACGGCGCGATCGTGAGCGACCGCCTCGGCGAGACCGTGCCCTACGCGCTCTTCAGCATCCAGGAGCGCGGCTTCCTCTTCGTGGGCGCGCAGGTGCAGGTGTACGAGGGCATGATCATCGGCGAGAACGCCCACCCCTCGGACCTCAACGTCAACTGCTGCCGCGAGAAGAAGCTCACCAACATCCGCGCCGCCGGCCGCGACGAGAACGTGCTGCTCGTTCCGCCGCGCGAGATGGGCCTGGAGAAGGCGCTCGAGTGGATCGCCGCCGACGAGCTCATCGAGGTGACCCCGAAGTCCATCCGCATGCGCAAGAAGTCGCTCAGCTTCAACGAGCGCTACCGCGACGAGCGCGACCGCAAGCGCGAGATGCTCGCCGCCGGCGAGTAG
- the cglE gene encoding adventurous gliding motility protein CglE: MLKSLPAAALAVALVAAPAAQAATPPEGVPLSVRRGFYTETNVGVFWTMGGENHYSNGQPYLQLGVGYDLGERISVGAHFGLGSSAANCFGGTVEGAPGTCARADNFTVMFGDATVAYNFLLAERLYLAPKVAAGITRLDPSPRLDQPADSTTNAFNLGAGVGLEYATSMDHFSVGADLLVRYVIGPNIPTFALFPRVKYTF; this comes from the coding sequence GTGCTGAAGTCGCTCCCTGCTGCGGCCCTGGCGGTCGCTCTCGTCGCCGCACCCGCTGCCCAGGCGGCCACGCCCCCGGAGGGCGTGCCCCTGTCCGTGCGCCGCGGCTTCTACACCGAGACGAACGTGGGCGTGTTCTGGACCATGGGGGGCGAGAACCACTACTCCAACGGTCAACCCTACCTGCAGCTGGGCGTGGGCTACGACCTGGGAGAGCGCATCTCGGTGGGCGCCCACTTCGGCCTGGGCTCCTCCGCCGCCAACTGCTTCGGCGGCACCGTCGAGGGGGCGCCGGGCACCTGCGCCCGCGCGGACAACTTCACCGTGATGTTCGGGGACGCCACGGTGGCCTACAACTTCCTGCTCGCCGAGCGGCTCTACCTCGCGCCCAAGGTGGCCGCGGGCATCACCCGCCTGGACCCGTCCCCGCGCCTGGACCAGCCGGCGGACAGCACCACCAACGCCTTCAACCTGGGCGCGGGCGTGGGGCTCGAGTACGCGACCTCGATGGATCACTTCAGCGTCGGCGCGGACCTGCTGGTGCGCTACGTCATCGGGCCCAACATCCCCACCTTCGCGCTGTTCCCGCGGGTGAAGTACACGTTCTAG
- a CDS encoding TonB family protein has protein sequence MADSESILVGSGAAAAVKIQDPRVSNLHLMLKVDPSGAVTAIDLGSESGTQVKGQRLLIPMALASGDVLTVGGSQVTVLFGEPVPQLVPAPVPVAAHVAAPSGVSSPAPLQELTLPRAMPAPAPVRMHAAPVNAARPVVNPPVPVVNPPAPANRPVVSAPPNLRARASVQPVKPVALQQQRAAAPFRPARPPHLQDPLPADAQPTAAEKVLQVALFWGDQMMGVEHYRDDVQVKVGEGKLNDFHVFAPELGKSFPLAISRADKLELRVPAGTGIILTQHGNVRSKESLRSAGQLSVAENQEVLTLGLNDRAEVAFGNVTFVVRYVRPSPLVIAKSAKERDYTFFKIASVCLLGLGAFITAIFLSPRSETRTAEDDAATQAMVAKFIVTKKPEPPKPQKLSGAEEGAKAEKEEGKFGKEEAKKAEADPSKAGAPVVQKDKKELDRKKVASAGLLGALKGKNGAVSDVFGPGGLGSGINNALGGVKGGAGMGDAQGVGGLGSRGTGVGGGGTAIGLGGLGTQGTGRGTGGGGIDLGGRGKDITKIIPGKTTVVGGLDKDVIQKVIRQHQNEIKYCYESELNKQPDLKGKVAVAFTIDPMGGVSEADVTETTLGSSAAEQCMLSRIRRWKFPEPKGGGTVAVTYPWIFSPAGS, from the coding sequence GTGGCGGATTCCGAGAGCATCCTGGTGGGGTCGGGTGCCGCGGCAGCGGTGAAGATCCAGGACCCCCGGGTCTCCAATCTCCACCTGATGCTGAAGGTGGACCCGAGCGGCGCGGTCACCGCGATCGATCTCGGCAGCGAGAGCGGGACGCAGGTGAAGGGCCAGCGGCTCCTCATCCCGATGGCGCTCGCCTCCGGCGACGTGCTCACGGTGGGTGGCTCGCAGGTCACCGTGCTCTTCGGTGAGCCGGTGCCCCAGCTGGTGCCTGCGCCCGTGCCCGTGGCCGCTCACGTCGCGGCTCCGAGCGGGGTCTCGAGCCCGGCGCCGCTGCAGGAGCTCACGCTGCCTCGCGCGATGCCCGCGCCCGCACCGGTGCGCATGCACGCGGCGCCCGTGAACGCCGCGCGCCCCGTGGTCAACCCGCCCGTGCCGGTGGTGAACCCGCCCGCGCCGGCGAACCGCCCGGTGGTCAGCGCGCCTCCGAACCTGCGCGCCCGCGCCTCCGTGCAGCCAGTGAAGCCGGTGGCCCTGCAGCAGCAGCGCGCTGCCGCGCCGTTCCGGCCTGCGCGCCCGCCGCACCTGCAGGATCCGCTGCCCGCGGACGCCCAGCCCACCGCGGCCGAGAAGGTGCTGCAGGTGGCGCTCTTCTGGGGCGACCAGATGATGGGCGTGGAGCACTACCGCGACGACGTGCAGGTGAAGGTCGGCGAGGGCAAGCTCAACGACTTCCACGTCTTCGCCCCCGAGCTGGGCAAGAGCTTCCCGCTCGCCATCAGCCGTGCGGACAAGCTCGAGCTGCGCGTGCCCGCCGGCACCGGCATCATCCTCACGCAGCACGGGAACGTGCGCTCCAAGGAGAGCCTGCGCTCGGCCGGGCAGCTCAGCGTGGCGGAGAACCAGGAGGTGCTCACGCTCGGCCTGAACGACCGCGCCGAGGTCGCCTTCGGCAACGTCACCTTCGTGGTGCGCTACGTGCGGCCCAGCCCGCTCGTCATCGCCAAGAGCGCGAAGGAGCGCGACTACACCTTCTTCAAGATCGCGAGCGTGTGCCTGCTCGGCCTCGGCGCCTTCATCACGGCCATCTTCCTCAGCCCGCGCTCCGAGACGCGCACCGCCGAGGACGATGCCGCGACCCAGGCGATGGTGGCCAAGTTCATCGTGACCAAGAAGCCGGAGCCGCCCAAGCCCCAGAAGCTCTCGGGTGCGGAGGAGGGTGCGAAGGCCGAGAAGGAGGAGGGCAAGTTCGGCAAGGAGGAGGCCAAGAAGGCCGAGGCCGATCCCTCCAAGGCGGGCGCCCCCGTGGTCCAGAAGGACAAGAAGGAACTGGACCGCAAGAAGGTCGCCAGCGCCGGTCTGCTCGGCGCGCTCAAGGGCAAGAACGGCGCGGTCTCGGACGTGTTCGGTCCGGGCGGCCTCGGCTCCGGCATCAACAACGCGCTGGGCGGCGTGAAGGGCGGCGCCGGCATGGGTGATGCGCAGGGCGTGGGCGGGCTCGGCTCTCGCGGCACCGGCGTGGGTGGCGGCGGCACGGCCATCGGCCTCGGCGGCCTGGGCACCCAGGGCACCGGCCGCGGCACGGGCGGCGGCGGCATCGACCTGGGCGGCCGCGGCAAGGACATCACCAAGATCATCCCCGGCAAGACGACCGTGGTGGGCGGCCTCGACAAGGACGTCATCCAGAAGGTCATCCGGCAGCACCAGAACGAGATCAAGTACTGCTACGAGTCCGAGCTGAACAAGCAGCCGGACCTGAAGGGCAAGGTCGCGGTCGCCTTCACCATCGACCCCATGGGTGGAGTGAGCGAGGCGGACGTCACCGAGACCACGCTGGGCAGCAGCGCCGCCGAGCAGTGCATGCTCAGCCGCATCCGCCGCTGGAAGTTCCCCGAGCCCAAGGGCGGCGGCACGGTGGCCGTCACCTACCCGTGGATCTTCTCGCCCGCTGGCAGCTAG